From the genome of Phreatobacter cathodiphilus, one region includes:
- a CDS encoding putative hydro-lyase encodes MAVAQFRAPGVTDVSDPVAVRRAIRRGDITGHTAGLAPGRVQGNLAILPKDLAADFLRFCTLNPKPCPVIGLSEPGDPAVPALGADLDIRTDLPRYRVWKDGEMVAEPTDIREFWRDDLVSFVIGCSFSFEEALIQDGIPMRHIGCNTTVPMWRTNIACAPAGPFSGPMVVSMRPLKPADAIRAVQITSRFPAVHGAPVHIGLPEAIGIRDIATPDYGDPVEVKADELPVFWACGVTPQSVIATARPPFAITHAPGSMLVTDLTNSRIAAL; translated from the coding sequence ATGGCTGTCGCCCAGTTCCGCGCACCCGGCGTCACGGATGTCAGCGATCCCGTCGCCGTCAGGCGGGCCATACGCCGCGGCGACATCACCGGCCATACGGCGGGTCTCGCCCCCGGCCGCGTCCAGGGCAATCTCGCCATCCTGCCGAAGGACCTTGCGGCCGACTTCCTGCGCTTTTGCACGCTCAATCCGAAGCCCTGCCCGGTCATCGGCCTGTCGGAGCCCGGCGACCCCGCTGTTCCCGCCCTCGGCGCCGATCTCGACATCCGCACCGACCTGCCGCGCTACCGGGTGTGGAAGGACGGCGAAATGGTCGCGGAACCCACCGACATCCGGGAGTTTTGGCGCGACGACCTCGTGTCATTCGTCATCGGCTGCTCGTTCTCCTTCGAGGAGGCGCTGATCCAGGACGGCATCCCGATGCGCCATATCGGCTGCAACACCACCGTGCCGATGTGGCGGACCAACATCGCCTGCGCCCCGGCCGGCCCCTTCTCCGGGCCGATGGTCGTCTCCATGCGGCCGCTGAAGCCGGCGGACGCCATCCGCGCCGTGCAGATCACCTCGCGCTTCCCCGCCGTCCACGGGGCGCCGGTCCATATCGGCCTGCCCGAGGCCATCGGCATCCGCGACATCGCAACGCCCGACTATGGTGACCCGGTCGAGGTGAAGGCGGACGAGCTCCCGGTCTTCTGGGCCTGCGGCGTCACCCCGCAGTCGGTGATCGCCACGGCCCGCCCGCCCTTCGCCATCACCCATGCGCCGGGCTCCATGCTCGTCACCGACCTCACCAACAGCCGGATCGCCGCCCTGTGA
- a CDS encoding cupin, with product MTLSAPTPHPGFGAFGKSHREFFDALSADGWQAVQGYVGVEEKILSGSLDPVARQGAVTRLGRWAPGAAVDHPVSHDWCEEVFIVSGSLLIGTLAAKSEAVRLPFGTHAVRPPHIVHGPFFSDEGCLLIEFLYYPPAN from the coding sequence GTGACCCTGTCCGCCCCGACGCCGCACCCCGGCTTCGGGGCCTTCGGCAAGAGCCACCGCGAGTTCTTCGACGCACTCTCCGCGGACGGCTGGCAGGCGGTTCAGGGCTATGTCGGGGTGGAGGAGAAGATCCTCTCCGGCAGCCTCGATCCGGTGGCCAGACAGGGGGCCGTCACCCGCCTCGGCCGCTGGGCCCCGGGCGCGGCCGTGGACCATCCGGTCTCCCACGACTGGTGCGAGGAGGTCTTCATCGTCTCCGGCTCGCTGCTGATTGGCACGCTTGCTGCTAAGTCGGAGGCGGTGCGGCTGCCGTTCGGCACCCATGCCGTCCGACCGCCGCACATCGTCCATGGTCCCTTCTTCAGCGACGAGGGCTGTCTGCTGATCGAATTCCTCTACTACCCGCCCGCCAATTAA
- a CDS encoding TRAP transporter substrate-binding protein, with product MIRLRTAVTAVALTLSGALPVLAQAVPAGPPVNVQIVTQPGPAMPQFTRVDQPLLRDGLAAKSNGRIRVTLASWPERNLNGPEILRLVRSGQVDIGAVPLNTVAGDVPLLDVVDLAGLNPSLDQARKVAAAMLPEVNKELERFGVRILAMYPFAAQEFFCRGQVTSLADLRGKRIRTGGGSSNDFVTQIGGQPTGIGFPEVYGALERGVVDCAITGTGSGNSARWYEVTQSLYALPLFWSVSAYVVNIQWWNRLDPAVRAAMEATMKEVEEAQWKLGLEQTEDGIACNTGNREGCKLGRVPDANPMRVYRPVPADTEVMRTTLTSTILPNWVKRCGARCGEVYNRVVAPITGVTYAGN from the coding sequence ATGATCCGCTTGCGAACCGCCGTCACGGCGGTGGCCCTGACGCTGTCCGGGGCGCTGCCGGTGCTCGCCCAGGCCGTGCCGGCCGGCCCGCCCGTCAACGTCCAGATCGTCACCCAGCCCGGCCCGGCCATGCCGCAGTTCACCCGGGTCGATCAGCCGCTGCTGCGCGACGGCCTGGCCGCCAAATCCAACGGCCGCATCCGCGTGACGCTCGCCTCCTGGCCCGAGCGCAACCTCAACGGCCCGGAAATCCTCCGTCTCGTCCGCTCCGGACAGGTGGATATCGGCGCCGTGCCGCTGAACACGGTCGCGGGCGACGTGCCGCTGCTCGACGTCGTCGACCTCGCCGGCCTCAACCCCAGCCTCGACCAGGCCCGCAAGGTGGCCGCCGCCATGCTGCCCGAGGTCAACAAGGAGCTGGAGCGCTTCGGCGTCCGCATCCTCGCCATGTATCCCTTTGCCGCCCAGGAGTTCTTCTGCCGCGGCCAGGTCACGAGCCTCGCGGACCTGCGCGGCAAGCGCATCCGCACCGGCGGCGGCTCGTCCAACGACTTCGTCACCCAGATCGGCGGCCAGCCGACAGGCATCGGCTTCCCCGAGGTCTACGGCGCCCTCGAGCGCGGCGTCGTCGACTGCGCCATCACCGGCACCGGCTCGGGCAACTCCGCCCGCTGGTACGAGGTGACCCAGAGCCTCTACGCCCTGCCGCTCTTCTGGTCGGTCTCCGCCTATGTGGTGAACATCCAGTGGTGGAACCGCCTCGACCCGGCCGTGCGCGCCGCCATGGAAGCGACCATGAAGGAGGTCGAGGAGGCGCAGTGGAAGCTCGGCCTCGAACAGACCGAGGACGGCATCGCCTGCAACACCGGCAACCGCGAGGGCTGCAAGCTCGGCCGCGTGCCCGACGCCAACCCGATGCGCGTCTACCGCCCGGTTCCCGCCGATACCGAGGTGATGCGCACCACGCTGACCTCCACCATCCTGCCGAACTGGGTGAAGCGCTGCGGCGCCCGCTGCGGCGAGGTCTACAACCGCGTCGTGGCGCCGATCACCGGCGTCACCTATGCCGGCAACTGA